In Daphnia magna isolate NIES linkage group LG7, ASM2063170v1.1, whole genome shotgun sequence, a single genomic region encodes these proteins:
- the LOC116926054 gene encoding uncharacterized protein LOC116926054 codes for MLKRIVGYFPGSPDETVNFEWCCRPLLIAMNLFGIPLRMHEADESILVWIGNIFGWFLYFMNVAAGLIMICIESEFENVASANGKLVLNNRTTAWQWNSGISTYNTVCSTIAIQTVLLAITAVRWKDIARVLNRMERINQFSVKEFSHFRTIFRLGLLVIIISCLAVCFLSMSAYFNTGFLLWQMMFYSFQRSFVIFICLAVVLFICFGWMASTMMQLLGKEMTHFISDPDVDNDARTQFDVLISKWNRHYFTIIDLVHQMNRCFGCLLLVMVAPTFVRVINTSFHLMIDMKDGRWTIEVTTQLIVLFFNFVGFTFMANIPHKIRQEAVDLTKKLRKLHFEDYDLQNQVNVLMMEISNSLPKITAAGFFDVDLQLIPTLIRNNIDVSHHPLSISNVGETLNHLGQPIPFTFTYLIKLL; via the exons ATGTTGAAGCGAATAGTTGGGTATTTTCCAGGGTCGCCTGATGAGACCGTAAACTTTGAATGGTGTTGTCGTCCGCTTTTAATCGCCATGAATCTATTTGGAATTCCATTGCGGATGCACGAAGCAGACGAATCGATACTCGTCTGGATTGGCAACATCTTTGGATGGTTTCTGTATTTCATGAACGTGGCAGCCGGTTTGATTATGATTTGCATCGAAAGTGAGTTTGAGAATGTTGCATCCGCCAACGGCAAATTGGTTTTAAACAATCGGACGACAGCGTGGCAATGGAACAGCGGAATAAGCACTTACAACACCGTCTGTTCCACGATAGCCATTCAAACTGTCTTGCTGGCCATCACCGCAGTTCGCTGGAAAGATATTGCGCGAGTCCTCAATCGAATGGAGCGCATAAATCAATTCAGCGTCAAAGagttttctcattttcgtaCCATTTTTCGATTAGGATTGCTAGTCATCATTATT AGCTGCTTGGCTGTATGTTTCCTGTCGATGTCTGCCTATTTCAACACCGGCTTTCTTCTGTGGCAAATGATGTTCTATTCGTTTCAACGATCATTTGTCATTTTCATTTGCTTGGCTGTTGTTTTGTTCATTTGCTTTGGGTGGATGGCCTCAACTATGATGCAACTACTCGGCAAAGAGATGACGCATTTCATTTCGGATCCCGATGTGGATAACGATGCTAGAACTCAATTCGATGTCTTAATATCTAAATGGAATCGTCATTACTTTACCATTATCGATTTGGTTCATCAAATGAATCGTTGCTTTGGTTGTTTGTTGCTGGTGATGGTAGCCCCAACTTTTGTGCGCGTCATCAACACTTCATTTCATCTGATGATCGACATGAAAGACGGACGATGGACGATTGAAGTTACCACACAATTAATCgtcttgttttttaattttgtcgGTTTCACCTTCATGGCTAACATCCCGCACAAAATTCGCCAAGag GCTGTTGATTTAACCAAGAAATTACGCAAACTCCACTTTGAAGATTATGATCTTCAAAACCAG GTGAACGTCTTGATGATGGAAATATCAAATTCCTTGCCAAAAATTACAGCGGCTGGTTTCTTTGACGTCGATCTTCAGCTTATTCCAACG CTTATTCGGAACAACATTGACGTATCTCATCATCCTCTTTCAATTTCAAACGTCGGAGAAACGTTGAATCATTTAGGACAACCCATTCCCTTCACATTTACGTATTTAATCAAATTGCTTTAG